A single genomic interval of Arthrobacter sp. NicSoilB8 harbors:
- a CDS encoding GntR family transcriptional regulator: MRASDKAYAALRDDIIEWRLLPGTVLAEVEQSERLGISRTPLREALSRLTAEGLTTTAGGRGVVVTDISLDDIDELFELRETLEGKAAALAAERGDPATFDALRRELLRAPELIGGQDPALHEYYELVGRLDAAIDAAISNAYLVQAMRSLRVHLVRVRRLAADDAARLTAAAAEHAAIAEAIAAGNPRLAEAATTLHLHRSLSHVKATHTPH; encoded by the coding sequence ATGCGCGCCAGCGACAAGGCCTACGCGGCCCTGCGCGATGACATCATCGAGTGGCGCCTCCTGCCCGGAACGGTCCTTGCCGAAGTCGAACAGTCAGAGCGCCTCGGCATCTCGCGCACTCCGCTGCGGGAGGCCCTGAGCCGGCTCACCGCCGAAGGACTGACGACGACGGCGGGCGGCCGCGGCGTCGTCGTCACCGACATTTCACTGGACGACATCGATGAACTGTTCGAACTGCGCGAAACCCTCGAGGGAAAGGCCGCCGCCCTGGCCGCCGAGCGCGGCGACCCCGCGACCTTCGATGCGCTCCGGCGCGAGCTGCTCCGGGCCCCGGAACTGATCGGCGGCCAGGATCCCGCCCTGCACGAGTACTACGAGCTGGTGGGCCGGCTCGACGCGGCCATCGACGCCGCGATCTCCAACGCCTACCTCGTCCAGGCCATGCGCAGCCTCCGTGTGCACCTCGTGCGCGTCCGGCGTCTGGCCGCCGACGACGCCGCCCGGCTCACCGCCGCAGCCGCCGAGCACGCCGCGATCGCCGAGGCAATCGCCGCCGGCAACCCTCGGCTGGCCGAGGCCGCCACCACGCTTCACCTGCACCGCAGCCTTTCCCACGTCAAAGCCACGCACACACCTCACTAG